In Capsicum annuum cultivar UCD-10X-F1 chromosome 8, UCD10Xv1.1, whole genome shotgun sequence, the genomic window catgggtttataccctattattttatttttttcctattgcTTGGACACAGGATCAGAAAGCTGTTGCAGATGAAAGGATAAGAACGGTACGGTCTTCACTAATAAAAAGAACGAGTCCGACTGTGCTTTAAAAGTAAATATGTGTACCTTCTCATGGAACTAGAATTTGGAAAATCAGTCAAAACGAGCACTATACCTCAATTTGAATGACTTTGCTAAtcaaaaaagatgaaaagttgtTCTCAAACATCTTAAGAAGGTCCTATTTTTTTGGAAGGAAGTGCTATACAGTCGAAGAAAGGAAATGATGTCGTAGATATAATGAACAGCACGATATGATTGATAGACTGCATTTAGTAATGAAGAATTACACGATGCAAAGCTAGAAGAAATCTCTACCTCTGAAAATGCCAATCTATCAGCAACATCATTCGTCCACTCAAACAACCGAGTTAGCTGACGCGTGAATCGTAAAACTGAGACAGGCACGGTAGTCACATTGGCATCTTGACCAGCAAGTCTCTCGCACAATGTTATCACCTGATTTAATGAGTAATTACTTGATAACAAGGTACTTAGTAGATATCATCCAAACAGGAGAGAAGGGAgtgaaataacaaagaaaaaaacaacaaaaaagtagTATACAAAAAGACAAAGAGCTTAATTTAGCCTCTGCGGGAAACTTACTTCTTGTGGgtatatatatatccaagaaAAATGACTAGTAATGATTGGACGATGGGAAGGCATTGTAATTTCGACTAAGTGGATCGACCTTTTATCTTGTTGTCTAGCATATATAGAAGATCTAGGCCTCTCTATCTCAGAGAGAGAGAGGGTAACGTCTGCGCATGCTCTACTCTCCtcaaacctcactttgtgggGCTATACTAATACATTGTTGTGTACTGAGATATCCAGAGTACCTTTCGCAGAAATTTGATGGCCTTTTTCCCAAGGAAGCTTTAAAATGAACTTGGTTTTGAGGTAAGAGTttgatatttacatctgttgttgCTTACCCCAATACCAGAAACAAAAAGTACCACAAAAGGCTACAGTGCAAAGTAGTGAACAGAACTTAATTTTACTGCTTAAAATGGAGATCCTTCTTACCTCTTGAGTTGTCCATGCCCGAGGCCCAGCAAAAGTGAGAAGCTTCCCATTAATATTCTCATTGCGTAAAGCTATGAATGTCAAGCGAGCAATATCCTGGAAACAATTTAGCACAGAATTATTAACCAATTACATTAAATAGACTCAAAAGAGACTTAAGTAGAAAGTTTACTTGGGTGTCCATATATGCTATTCGAGTGGGAGCGTCAGTTCCCCATACAGATTTCTCTTCTAATATAGGCACTGCATATTGACCGATAAGGCCCTGGAACAAATGAAAATAACTACTAAGCCAATGAATTATACGGTTCAAGGACAACAGACATGGCAAAAGGGAATACGGGAATAACACCATTTCAATTCTTTCAAAAACTATTTGTATGGCCAGATGTGTATTTTCTTCCAACAGCTAAGAGTTGATCAATAAGATCAAAAAGACACTCCATGTTAAGGTTCACTAGGTTCTCTTTCTAATATATGCAGAGCTTGTTTGTAAATCAAACAAAGctcttaattttttcaataataagAACATGATGTAAGAAGCTTCTCTGCTTTTACATTACAAATTTTTAAGCAGCAACATCTCCGTGTTTCAACTGTTATATTGATTGCCTTTTGACACTCCGAGGTGTCCATTTTACAGTGTTGTTATATATAAACCGTGATTTACAAAGAGATAACAAATTCTTTCCCATTTTCAATAGGTTTaccaaaatattttcaagaatctAATTGCAATACCTTTCAAGAGTTTTCAGATATGATTTTGGTTTCAGCATTGTGGTCAACAAGTACATAAGCCATATTTTCACCTTGCAAAATAAAATCATTAGAGAATGCTACCTGCATGAAGCCACATAATCGGATTATAATGTGGTTCAGGCCTGAATCCCGGAGAAACTTCTCTGTACAGTGTTTGATCTCCATCAAAGGAACTTCAGGATGCTTGTCGCAGTTGTGAATcgagaaaaatataaatttttgaatgcCCATGGCTTTTGCACATTGTATTAGAGCAACCTTTCCTTCCCAATCTACCTAAATGAATGGATAAAGTAAATGAGCTTGACAAGCCACTACAAGCAACAACGTAAATAAAAGAATGGAGACAAATAAATAATCAGATCACTTTCATTACAACGAGAACCTTAACCCCTTAATATAGAGTGAAAGCAAAATTTTGACCCCTTTTTGTCAGTGTGGATGCTTACAGTTTTTATAGGCTCCTCAGGGCGTCCAGTAGCGCAATCAATAACTGTATGGACTCCCACCAATGTTGCTGGAATTGTTTCAGGTTTGCTTAAATCCGCCTATGCAGAAGTCAGTTTAACTTGATAATTTTcacaacataaaagaactaacaAAGCATGGATCTTACGAAGTGCAAGATTAATAGTTAGCCAGGGGCAAATATTAACTTCTGAACTCGTAACCGCAAGAATGCAGCAGGAGCCATGGATGGCATTCCCTACTTACATTGACAACGGTGGCGCCCCAATCACGAAGAAAATCAGCAGGAGCAGGCCTAGGCCTTACAAGACATCTCACGTCGTAGCCTTCGTCCAATGCCCTCCTCACTACTTGCCTTCCCAATGTGCCTGTTGCCCCCACAATAAGTATACTGGTAGGCCTGACTGGCGTCCCCGGAGCTAAATTCACTGCCGATGGAGCACTCTGAGCATTGCACAGAACCTTAGGTACCGAACAATGTTTGCCTACGTGACCCAAAATTAGTTAGTGGGTA contains:
- the LOC107840625 gene encoding protein HIGH CHLOROPHYLL FLUORESCENCE PHENOTYPE 244, chloroplastic is translated as MNKIVSRRGLFFPNPSSHIQQLLFLLAIIPFSLSLMAASTLYAQLATLTTLPSRKLSSLSWSKLFDSTLCPPITTPKGKHCSVPKVLCNAQSAPSAVNLAPGTPVRPTSILIVGATGTLGRQVVRRALDEGYDVRCLVRPRPAPADFLRDWGATVVNADLSKPETIPATLVGVHTVIDCATGRPEEPIKTVDWEGKVALIQCAKAMGIQKFIFFSIHNCDKHPEVPLMEIKHCTEKFLRDSGLNHIIIRLCGFMQGLIGQYAVPILEEKSVWGTDAPTRIAYMDTQDIARLTFIALRNENINGKLLTFAGPRAWTTQEVITLCERLAGQDANVTTVPVSVLRFTRQLTRLFEWTNDVADRLAFSEVLTSDTVFSVPMAETYNLLGVDAKDISSLEKYLQDYFTNILKKLKDLKAQSKQTDIFF